From Pararge aegeria chromosome 9, ilParAegt1.1, whole genome shotgun sequence, the proteins below share one genomic window:
- the LOC120626389 gene encoding protein PET100 homolog, mitochondrial: MGNWKLEVGRMAMYTSFPVGLFFFFNQPSYFEEWVTKTKRQIYPPENKQNREDIQKLIQDMKKKQMRSLEEE; the protein is encoded by the coding sequence ATGGGCAACTGGAAATTGGAAGTTGGGAGGATGGCTATGTATACTTCCTTTCCGGTTGgtttattctttttcttcaaCCAACCATCCTATTTCGAGGAATgggtaactaaaacaaaacgcCAAATATATCCTCCAGAAAATAAGCAGAATAGAGAAGATATACAGAAGTTAATTCAAGATatgaaaaagaaacaaatgaGATCACTAGAAGAGGAATAA
- the LOC120626390 gene encoding major facilitator superfamily domain-containing protein 9-like isoform X2: MGGNHIYIGLLGSIYAGFQLGSGPVMGSLSDLKGRKQILILTLLVCGAAYLVLGLTNSIAIILLMRAVLGFFKQTQLLTKALVPDYEKDDKKQSVIYGKMAAISGVGITLGPVIGGHIVEDYPIHGFTIIGLIVCICFIVNAGLVYQLPKVNVSVRRNSNSKNSSQNILQSLLSCSKQSFVLLSKVEWSKYWIVFTFQALNSFAMGVYYSNYGLYLKTQYGLTPKHIGYVVSLQGVIGAISSFMMGYINSFYTSDKDYSIRNYHVFVLLCTSLLGICLSVNVFMYTVLLIPLAIANAVGRLVTLEMILKRSHGDHRGTLIGASNSVRSLSGVVAPLSAGFIGEFFGVGYVLYASFAAVFIGFMLSYQFKSKRIKLD; encoded by the exons ATGGGAGGCAACCATATTTATATTGGCCTTCTTGGCTCAATATATGCAGGTTTCCAGTTGGGCTCAGGCCCAGTCATG GGTAGCTTAAGTGACCTGAAAGGACGGAAACAGATtctaattttaacattattagtGTGTGGTGCAGCTTATTTGGTATTAGGATTAACAAATTCTATTGCAATTATTTTACTGATGAGAGCAGTTTtag gttttttcaaacaaacacagttATTGACGAAGGCATTGGTTCCTGATTATGAGAAAGATGACAAAAAACAGTCTGTGATATATGGAAAAATGGCTGCCATATCTGGAGTGGGGATTACATTAGGACCTGTTATTGGTGGTCATATTGTAGAAGATTATCCGATTCATGGGTTTACTATTATAGGTCTTATAGTATGCATCTGCTTTATAGTGAATGCTG GTCTTGTTTATCAGCTACCAAAAGTCAATGTGTCTGTAAGAAGAAATTCTAATTCTAAAAATTcatcacaaaatattttacagtCCCTCCTATCTTGTAGTAAACAATCATTTGTACTGTTGTCTAAAGTAGAATGGTCAAAATATTGGATTGTATTCACATTTCAAGCCCTTAATAGTTTTGCAATGGgtgtttattattcaaattatgGACTGTACTTAAAAACTCAATATGGACTTACACCAAAACACATTGGATATGTTGTTTCCTTGCAAGGTGTTATTGGTGCAATATCTAGTTTTATGATGGGTTACATTAACAGTTTTTACACTAGTGACAAAGATTATAGCATACGAAATTATCATGTATTTGTTCTGTTATGCACATCATTGTTAGGAATATGTTTATCTGTTAACGTTTTTATGTATACTGTTTTATTAATTCCACTAGCAATTGCTAATGCAGTAGGCAGGCTAGTTACTTTAGAAATGATATTGAAGAGGAGTCATGGAGATCATAGAGGGACATTAATAGGAGCTTCAAATAGTGTAAGATCCTTATCTGGTGTTGTTGCACCATTATCTGCTGGCTTTATTGGTGAATTCTTTGGTGTGGGATATGTTTTATATGCTTCATTTGCTGCAGTATTTATAGGATTTATGTTGAGTTATCAGTTCAAGAGTAAACGGATAAAATTAGATTAA
- the LOC120626390 gene encoding major facilitator superfamily domain-containing protein 9-like isoform X1 — MSFSIPLLQFVAFLDLLAVGLIVPLIPNHVRQMGGNHIYIGLLGSIYAGFQLGSGPVMGSLSDLKGRKQILILTLLVCGAAYLVLGLTNSIAIILLMRAVLGFFKQTQLLTKALVPDYEKDDKKQSVIYGKMAAISGVGITLGPVIGGHIVEDYPIHGFTIIGLIVCICFIVNAGLVYQLPKVNVSVRRNSNSKNSSQNILQSLLSCSKQSFVLLSKVEWSKYWIVFTFQALNSFAMGVYYSNYGLYLKTQYGLTPKHIGYVVSLQGVIGAISSFMMGYINSFYTSDKDYSIRNYHVFVLLCTSLLGICLSVNVFMYTVLLIPLAIANAVGRLVTLEMILKRSHGDHRGTLIGASNSVRSLSGVVAPLSAGFIGEFFGVGYVLYASFAAVFIGFMLSYQFKSKRIKLD; from the exons ATGTCGTTTTCTATTCCTCTTTTACAATTTGTAGCTTTTTTG gATCTATTAGCAGTTGGGCTCATAGTGCCATTGATACCTAACCATGTGCGACAGATGGGAGGCAACCATATTTATATTGGCCTTCTTGGCTCAATATATGCAGGTTTCCAGTTGGGCTCAGGCCCAGTCATG GGTAGCTTAAGTGACCTGAAAGGACGGAAACAGATtctaattttaacattattagtGTGTGGTGCAGCTTATTTGGTATTAGGATTAACAAATTCTATTGCAATTATTTTACTGATGAGAGCAGTTTtag gttttttcaaacaaacacagttATTGACGAAGGCATTGGTTCCTGATTATGAGAAAGATGACAAAAAACAGTCTGTGATATATGGAAAAATGGCTGCCATATCTGGAGTGGGGATTACATTAGGACCTGTTATTGGTGGTCATATTGTAGAAGATTATCCGATTCATGGGTTTACTATTATAGGTCTTATAGTATGCATCTGCTTTATAGTGAATGCTG GTCTTGTTTATCAGCTACCAAAAGTCAATGTGTCTGTAAGAAGAAATTCTAATTCTAAAAATTcatcacaaaatattttacagtCCCTCCTATCTTGTAGTAAACAATCATTTGTACTGTTGTCTAAAGTAGAATGGTCAAAATATTGGATTGTATTCACATTTCAAGCCCTTAATAGTTTTGCAATGGgtgtttattattcaaattatgGACTGTACTTAAAAACTCAATATGGACTTACACCAAAACACATTGGATATGTTGTTTCCTTGCAAGGTGTTATTGGTGCAATATCTAGTTTTATGATGGGTTACATTAACAGTTTTTACACTAGTGACAAAGATTATAGCATACGAAATTATCATGTATTTGTTCTGTTATGCACATCATTGTTAGGAATATGTTTATCTGTTAACGTTTTTATGTATACTGTTTTATTAATTCCACTAGCAATTGCTAATGCAGTAGGCAGGCTAGTTACTTTAGAAATGATATTGAAGAGGAGTCATGGAGATCATAGAGGGACATTAATAGGAGCTTCAAATAGTGTAAGATCCTTATCTGGTGTTGTTGCACCATTATCTGCTGGCTTTATTGGTGAATTCTTTGGTGTGGGATATGTTTTATATGCTTCATTTGCTGCAGTATTTATAGGATTTATGTTGAGTTATCAGTTCAAGAGTAAACGGATAAAATTAGATTAA
- the LOC120626350 gene encoding protein spindle-F produces MDSSSIVSFNNDSTYQTTIKADYSNVHELALHAMRDRCLLLQRRINTLETDNMRLKLDITKTAERSPYTPLQEGENTSLHKKIAELNKQKSQLLHHVFMVSCENKNLWSKISMLKGSEKAVRERPKQPLIRTNTYIHSTPNYTTQNQEKYSDSSLEEISLKLINSYIQEKSQLVEQYEQMTQLQDMDDDILNMNSIGFTYMEDPATDSLKEIRSQTEKLQTLKKDLAQQEKDLKTVISRIEIIMKDGYKCPTCLANKSKNVIFENKGTETSNSLLGQIEMDSSSNDFKDNNTTANINAGNYQEDDENCDPFDKMCPICGEKYQKDTAFTDFQAHVENHFVGDSEVDSIENFDTVPNSLNNVM; encoded by the exons ATGGATTCCTCATCTATTGTAAGTTTTAACAATGATTCAACTTATCAGACAACAATAAAAGCTGACTATAGTAACGTCCATGAATTGGCACTTCATGCTATGAGAGATCGGTGCTTATTACTTCAACGTAGAATAAACACTCTGGAAACTGATAATATGCGTTTAAAGTTGGATATTACCAAAACAGCAGAAAGATCACCATATACTCCTTTACAAGAAGGCGAAAACACATccctacataaaaaaatagctGAGCTTAACAAACAGAAATCACAACTGCTGCATCATGTCTTCATGGTTTCTTGTGAAAACAAAAACTTGTGGAGTAAGATCTCAATGTTAAAGGGCTCTGAAAAGGCAGTGCGTGAACGTCCAAAACAACCTTTAATACGCACAAATACTTACATACACAGTACTCCCAACTACACCACacaaaatcaagaaaaatactCTGATTCAAGTTTAGAAGAAATATCATTGAAATTGATAAACAGTTATATCCAGGAGAAGTCACAACTTGTGGAACAGTATGAACAAATGACACAACTCCAAGACAtggatgatgatattttaaatatgaattcaaTTGGATTTACATATATGGAAGATCCAGCGACTGATTCTTTAAAAGAAATTCGTAGCCAAACGGAAAAGTTGCAGACTCTCAAAAAAGATTTAGCTCAGCaagaaaaagatttaaaaacagtaatatcaagaatagaaataataatgaaag ATGGCTACAAATGTCCAACATGCCTtgcaaataaatcaaaaaatgtaatatttgaaaataaaggaACTGAAACCAGCAATAGCCTGCTTGGACAGATAGAAATGGATTCTAGCAGCAATGACTTTAAAGATAACAACACTACAGCCAATATTAATGCTGGGAATTATCAAGAAGATGATGAAAATTGTGATCCATTTGATAAGATGTGTCCAATATGTGGTGAAAAGTACCAAAAAGATACAGCATTTACAGACTTCCAGGCCCATGTAGAAAACCATTTTGTTGGTGATAGTGAAGTAGATTCTATAGAAAACTTTGATACAGTTCCAAATTCATTAAACAATGTAATGTGA
- the LOC120626351 gene encoding 39S ribosomal protein L32, mitochondrial — protein MISRVHQLKKILNNVEKNVLQIFGFPPRELAMAYTLEKRLPQPKKFTIKDIVGDGILLAVPKFRRTVEKRLKRKFGSPDYVWKMLIPKTNIIVCNSCGHYHERGYICGHCYKKVEAETKEIQDKIQEKLGNLKPIENDVIVLYNGENLPEQPKEFWQGKRIIEMKKDRPQWFSKNLLQKSTQQPSESKDVKPTDLA, from the exons ATGATATCTCGTGTACATCAACTGAAGAAGATACTAAACAATGTTGAAAAAAACGTGCTACAAATTTTTGGATTCCCACCCAGAG AGTTGGCCATGGCATACACATTAGAAAAACGATTACCACAGccaaaaaaatttaccataAAAGATATTGTTGGCGATGGGATCCTATTGGCTGTGCCTAAATTCAGAAGAACTGTGGAAAAAAGGCTGAAGAGAAAATTTGGCAGTCCCGATTATGTCTGGAAAATGCTAATACCAAAAACAAACATCATTGTATGCAACAGTTGTGGACACTACCATGAGCGAGGCTATATCtgtg gtcATTGTTACAAAAAAGTTGAAGCAGAAACAAAAGAAATTCAAGATAAGATCCAGGAAAAATTGGGGAATCTAAAACCAATTGAGAATGATGTAATTGTTTTATACAATGGAGAGAATTTGCCAGAACag CCTAAAGAGTTCTGGCAAGGGAAAAGGATAATTGAAATGAAGAAAGATAGACCACAGTGGTTCAGTAAAAATCTTTTGCAGAAATCAACACAGCAGCCATCAGAATCAAAAGATGTTAAGCCTACTGATTTAGCTTAA